A segment of the Corynebacterium resistens DSM 45100 genome:
TGCCATCGCATTCCCCATCAACTCCAGCCAACGATCCCGCGCAGCCTCATCGATGTGGAACTGCGCGTGGCGCATCCGCAAACGCGGATGCCCCCGGCGCATATTGAACTCCTCTGGCCCACCCCAGTACTGCGCGAGGAACCAGCGCAAGCGATCCTCGGCCCCCTCCAAGTCATCAGCGGGGTACATCGGCCCGAGGATGTCGTCAGTGGGCACCTGCTTATAGAACTCGTGAACCACCCGGCGGAAAGTCTCCTCGCCGCCAACTGCCTCGTAGAAACTAGTGCTCACTGCCAACCTTTCCTCCGTGCTCGTGCCAGCTTGCTTTCACTTCGACGCCCCTCGCCCCCATCGGGTCGTATACCTAAAAGGGGAAGGGGAGACATCCGGCTAGGACTTGTCGTAAGCGACCGCCGTCTTGCGGCGAGCCACGACATCGCGTCCCTCGCGCAGAGGGCGGCGCAGTCCAACCGGGGTGCTGTCCTTATCAATCATATCGGCAATAGCGGAATCGGTTTCTTCACTGGAATCCCACGTGGGGTAGATGCCCTCAAGTGTGCGCAGTGCCATTTCTGGGGACAGCGAGTTCCACAACTTCGGGGCAACGTCCGCGTACTTCACACCGTAGCCATCCAAAAGGTCGCGTTGACCGACGTGGTAGAAACCTGCCATCAAGTGACGAAGTTCCAAGTTGGAATGCTCCGGCCCGTGGACGGTGATCTCTTCCCACACTTTTTCCTTGGTAGCAGCTGTGGGGATCACAGATCGCGCCTGTAGTGCCTTCATTGCACCCGTGCTGGAGGTATCGTTCTTCTGCTCTGCGCTAATGCGAGCGGTGAGCTGATCCTCGGATTCCCCAGTAATGCGTGCGGCACCCGTCAGCGCGATGATGAATACCCAACGCAGGTCTTGGTCTACATCGAGCCCATCAATTTCAGTTGGCAAATTGGACTCGCCCAATAGCGCACGCAGAACTTCTGCGGACTCGTTCGACTGCAGACATCCTGCGAAAGCGCGAGCAAAGGCTAGCTGAGCTGCTCCTGAAGTAGACCGTATGCCCTCAAGGTATGCATCGCGCAACTGTGCCCACCCCGTGGCTTCCGCCCATGCGGGATCAGCATATGCATCGACAGCAGCGCGCCCTTGTGCCAACACCTGTTCCAGCACGGCGAGCTCGGTCTCCGCTACACATCCGCGGGCAACTAGGTTCACAAAGTCGCGCGCTTTCATCTGAGCATTGCGTAGCATTTGCCATGCAGAAGACCACACGAGAGACCGCGCCATGGGGTCGGCAATCTGATCGATGTTCTCCGTCGCGGTAGCCAAGGACTTCTCGTCCAGAGACATAAAGGCGTACGTCAGATCATCGTCATTGACCAGCACCAGGTCACCGGCGTCTACCCCAACCAACTCACTGATCTCGGTCTTTTGGCCCTCGATATCCAGCTCTGCACGATGAGTACGAACGAGCTTGCCACTATCGAATGCATACACGCCAACGGCAATGCGGTGGGTACGGGTTTCACCAGCCCCCGGCTCGGCACCCGTTTGGGTGACGGCAAAGCTGCTGTACTTGCCGTTTAGTACTTCGAACTCCGGGGCGAGGGTATTAATGCCCGTGGTCTTCAGCCATTGATCCGCCCATCCGGACAGGTCGCGCCCGCTAGCTTTCTCTAAAGCGCCCAGCAAGTCGTCAAAAGTGGCATTGGCCCACGCGTGCGCAGCGAAATGGGAGCGCAGCCCCGAAAGGAATGAATCGAGCCCCACGTACGCAGCCAGCTGTTTGAGCACGCTAGCCCCCTTTGCGTAGGTGATGCCGTCGAAGTTGGCGTCGACCGTCACAATGTCCGAAGCATCGGAAAATACCGGGTGAGTTGAAGATAGCTGGTCTTGCCCATATGCCCACGCTTTCTCCTTATTGGCAAAGGTGACCCATGCAGTTTTGAATTTGGTGGCACCTGCTTGGCTCATCGCAGCAGACCACGTTGCAAAGGATTCATTGAGCCATAGATCGTCCCACCACTGCATGGTTACGAGGTCACCGAACCACATGTGAGCCATCTCATGCAGAATCGTGTCCGCACGTCGCTCGTACTCGTAGTGAGATGCTGCACTGCGGAAGATGTACTCATCGCGGAAGGTCACCGCACCAGCATTTTCCATCGCTCCCATGTTGTATTCCGGACAGAAAATCTGGTCATACTTGTAGAACGGGTAACCCACGCCG
Coding sequences within it:
- a CDS encoding globin; the encoded protein is MSTSFYEAVGGEETFRRVVHEFYKQVPTDDILGPMYPADDLEGAEDRLRWFLAQYWGGPEEFNMRRGHPRLRMRHAQFHIDEAARDRWLELMGNAMATIDEETLPDKHRAAMWDHMERVAHMLVNAPTQHPGL
- the pepN gene encoding aminopeptidase N codes for the protein MTSTNLTRTEAAARAELISNVSYRFDVDLTQGANSAQKTFPSKTTITFTSGAGSTFVDLRAAAVSKVELDGVDITDAAVPTKDGSYDEEQGIQLRDLTEGPHTLVVEADAVYSSTGEGLHRFRDPADDEVYMYTQFETADAKRVFACFDQPDIKATYDISVATPANWTVVTNSTVNVDDSGVKGEEGRRVHTATVDYPLSTYLVALCVGPWYEVRDEWTGTITEHAEMSAEAIAEAAKRGPLQTSGEITVPLGLYCRRSLSQYMDADELLEITKQGFDWYSKHFGVGYPFYKYDQIFCPEYNMGAMENAGAVTFRDEYIFRSAASHYEYERRADTILHEMAHMWFGDLVTMQWWDDLWLNESFATWSAAMSQAGATKFKTAWVTFANKEKAWAYGQDQLSSTHPVFSDASDIVTVDANFDGITYAKGASVLKQLAAYVGLDSFLSGLRSHFAAHAWANATFDDLLGALEKASGRDLSGWADQWLKTTGINTLAPEFEVLNGKYSSFAVTQTGAEPGAGETRTHRIAVGVYAFDSGKLVRTHRAELDIEGQKTEISELVGVDAGDLVLVNDDDLTYAFMSLDEKSLATATENIDQIADPMARSLVWSSAWQMLRNAQMKARDFVNLVARGCVAETELAVLEQVLAQGRAAVDAYADPAWAEATGWAQLRDAYLEGIRSTSGAAQLAFARAFAGCLQSNESAEVLRALLGESNLPTEIDGLDVDQDLRWVFIIALTGAARITGESEDQLTARISAEQKNDTSSTGAMKALQARSVIPTAATKEKVWEEITVHGPEHSNLELRHLMAGFYHVGQRDLLDGYGVKYADVAPKLWNSLSPEMALRTLEGIYPTWDSSEETDSAIADMIDKDSTPVGLRRPLREGRDVVARRKTAVAYDKS